The following is a genomic window from Microthrixaceae bacterium.
GCAGGTCGCCGCCCGCTGCCCAGGTCTCGAGACCGCCGGCGGCAGCGCCGGCTGGGCGGTCGATGCCGATGCGCGCCAACTGGCGTTGGGCATCGGCGACCTCCTCGGCGGTGTCGCCGACCAGCGTCACCGGGGTGCCCCAACGGATCGTCCATCCGAGGTAGGTGACGAAGCTGTCGCCGATCTCGACGTTGATCGTCCCGGCGAGGTGCGACTGGGCGAACGCCCTGCGATCCCGCAGGTCGACCACCCACTCTCCCGCATGGATGCGGCGACGCAGCTCGACGGGGTCGACCGGTGCCGGTGGTGACAGATCGATCGGTGCCGGGCCCTGCCGGTTCTTGGCCGCCATGTGCGCGTAGTAGCGCGGGTAGGCGGTGAGGCCCGACAGGAGCGTCTCCACGAAGTCCTCCTCGTCGCCGGTGGTGAGGGCGATGTTCGTGCGCTGCTCTTGGGCGATGGTGCTGGAATCGGACCCGCTGGACGATGCCGCAGAGCAGAAGCTGCCGAAACCGTGTGTCGGGTGCACGCTCACCTCGCCCGGCAGCTCGGCGGCGAGCCGGCGCGCCGACCGGTACTGGGCCCGGGTCAGAGCGTCGGTGGCGTCGTCGCTGATGAGGTCGGTCCTGCCGACCGTGCCGTAGAGCAGCGATCCACCGGTGAACACCGCCACCGGCTTACCGCCATCGACCACGACGTATGACATGTGATGCGGTGTGTGCCCGGGCGTGTGCACCGCCCGCAACACGACGCTGTCGCCGACCGGGTACTCGTCGCCGTCGGCGGCGCCGACGTGGTCGAAGTCGACTTCGTCGCCGCCGGGCAGCACATAGGTGACACCGGTGCGGCCGGCCAGCTCGAACCCGCCGGTCACATAGTCGTTGTGCAGATGCGTCTCGAGGACGATGATCAGCTCGAGCTCTCGGTCCTCCAGCTCGGCGAGCACGCGGTCAATGTCGCGCTGGGGGTCCACGACGGCGGCCTTGGTGCCGTCGATGACCAGGTAGCTGCGATCACCGAGCGACTTCGTCTCGATGGTGAGGATCTCCATGACAAGTCTCCTTGATCGGTCAACGGTCCAACGAAGCACAGGAGGCGGAACCGATTCGGTTGGAATAGCTGCCCGAACGCAGTGGCTCAAGCCAGCCTTGTGAACATCTTCTGCACGTCGGCCAGCTCGTAGCCCTCTGCAGCTGAGCGCTCGGCATCCTCCAGGCACCAGGTCAGTCCGGCAGCCACGATCACGAAGCCGGCTTGCTCGAGCGCCTTGTTAGCCGCCGACAGCTGCGTCACCACCTCACGACAATCACGCCCTCGGCCAGCATCTGCTGCAACCCCGCGGCTGACCCTCGATCCGCCGCAAGCGGCGG
Proteins encoded in this region:
- a CDS encoding MBL fold metallo-hydrolase, yielding MEILTIETKSLGDRSYLVIDGTKAAVVDPQRDIDRVLAELEDRELELIIVLETHLHNDYVTGGFELAGRTGVTYVLPGGDEVDFDHVGAADGDEYPVGDSVVLRAVHTPGHTPHHMSYVVVDGGKPVAVFTGGSLLYGTVGRTDLISDDATDALTRAQYRSARRLAAELPGEVSVHPTHGFGSFCSAASSSGSDSSTIAQEQRTNIALTTGDEEDFVETLLSGLTAYPRYYAHMAAKNRQGPAPIDLSPPAPVDPVELRRRIHAGEWVVDLRDRRAFAQSHLAGTINVEIGDSFVTYLGWTIRWGTPVTLVGDTAEEVADAQRQLARIGIDRPAGAAAGGLETWAAGGDLRSYRSATFADLAVELNHGGLSVLDVRRHDEWHAGHFDGALHVPLDQLEDRMDEVPTDGPVWVHCASGFRASIAASLVARAGREVVAIHDEWDEASEHGTLVVTR
- a CDS encoding metal-sensing transcriptional repressor, translating into MVTQLSAANKALEQAGFVIVAAGLTWCLEDAERSAAEGYELADVQKMFTRLA